In Fusarium oxysporum Fo47 chromosome IX, complete sequence, the following proteins share a genomic window:
- a CDS encoding Alpha/Beta hydrolase protein, whose amino-acid sequence MCDFSCYDGVSPEWLALEVSLPPAPVPELPIPEMKRLANREREAIARNSMIKLAPLLQIQDHSITSRDGSTIPARSYRPVNAPDDVLLPLYIHFQGGGFMFGTLDAEDAICARIAVKSNVAVLNVDYRHTPEFTYPTQWNDAQDAFEWAHDNVNKMFWDPSKVIIGGISAGAWVAASFMLQNHLNRITERRPPIAGQVLMIPCLAHVDCYKPQMKKMKNESISSYKANVSAPMLSVEELRWFTSQLKIENPDVNDLKINPGNASPEQVKGMPPTVLGVVGLDPLRDEALLYGKMLAEAGRQPILGATPRF is encoded by the exons ATGTGTGACTTCTCATGCTACGACGGAGTAAGCCCCGAGTGGCTTGCCCTCGAAGTATCCTTGCCGCCGGCACCAGTACCGGAATTGCCGATCCCGGAGATGAAAAGATTGGCAAACAGAGAACGAGAAGCCATCGCAAGAAACTCAATGATCAAACTCGCCCCTCTGTTGCAGATACAGGACCACAGCATTACCTCTCGCGATGGAAGTACCATACCAGCCAGGAGTTACCGACCAGTCAATGCACCAGACGATGTCTTGCTACCGCTGTATATTCACTTCCAAGGCGGTGGTTTCATGTTCGGTACACTAGACGCTGAAGATGCGATATGTGCACGCATAGCAGTTAAGTCTAATGTGGCGGTTTTGAATGTGGATTACAGACATACGCCGGAGTTTACGTATCCGACGCAGTGGAATGATGCTCAAGATGCCTTCGAGTGGGCTCACGATAACGTGAACAAGATGTTCTGGGACCCTTCAAAGGTCATCATCGGTGGGATATCAGCTGGTGCTTGGGTAGCTGCATCTTTCATGTTACAAAATCATCTCAATAGGATAACAGAGCGAAGGCCTCCCATTGCAGGCCAAGTTCTTATGATACCCTGCCTAGCGCACGTCGATTGTTACAAACCCCAGATGAaaaagatgaagaacgaATCTATATCATCTTACAAGGCAAATGTGTCGGCACCGATGCTATCTGTCGAAGAACTTCGCTGGTTCACCAGTCAGCTGAAGATAGAGAACCCAGATGTCAATGATCTAAAGATCAACCCAGGAAATGCATCGCCAGAACAGGTCAAAGGCATGCCTCCTACTGTACTTGGTGTAGTAGGTCTGGATCCCCTTAGAGATGAGGCACTTCTGTATGGCAAGATGTTGGCAGAAGCTGG ACGTCAGCCTATTCTTGGGGCTACCCCACGGTTTTAG
- a CDS encoding amino acid permease-domain-containing protein, which translates to MKDPRDAQTMQTLNIEMGSSWSIHAHKPRTSWLHSFRRADPLPGYHPTDAPERYYDLRAANAKTANTALARELKGRHLQMIAFGGAIGTGLFVASGASLYRGGPASLLISYLLLGAMQYCTMQCLGELCVMFPIAGSFSAFSTRFLDPSWGFAMGWNYCLQWLFILPLEIIAGAFTIGYWNPDLTKSIFVAIFLFAIVVINLFGVKTYGEAEFIFSLIKITAIVGFILLAIVINVGGEPESGYIGGMYWRNPGPFNNGFKGFCSVLVTSAFSFTGTELIGLAAAETANPRKSLPTAIKQVFWRITIFYIVALLLVGLLVPSDDKRLVGGDNVADATASPFVIAIEKAGTSLLPSIMNAIILVAVISVGNSAVFGSSRTLAALAEQSHAPQIFAYVDRQGRPLMAILFASCIGLLAFLADVSFHDSIFNWLLSISALSTLFTWGSICLCYIRFRKAWYYNAHTLEQLPFKSHVGVAGAWFAFVGYILVLASQIWIAVSPVYEPGIDRSASGLTQNFFLKVLAIPIILLFYVSHKVWYRTQIVRLPDMDVVTGRRYFRVHVMTEQEREERHGWPKWKKVYRFLC; encoded by the exons ATGAAAGATCCCCGCGATGCGCAAACAATGCAAACGCTCAATATAGAAATGGGCTCCTCGTGGAGCATACACGCCCATAAACCACGGACTTCATGGCTCCATAGCTTCCGGCGCGCAGATCCGCTCCCAGGCTATCATCCCACTGACGCACCAGAGCGCTACTACGACCTACGTGCCGCCAATGCGAAAACGGCAAATACAGCGCTTGCGCGAGAATTAAAAGGTCGCCATCTGCAAATGATTGCCTTCGGCGGTGCGATTG GAACTGGATTGTTCGTCGCGTCGGGTGCATCGCTTTACAGAGGCGGACCAGCCAGTTTGTTGATCTCATATTTACTGCTCGGGGCGATGCAATATTGTACTATGCAGTGTCTTGGGGAGTTATGTGTCATGTTTCCTATCGCGGGCTCGTTTTCGGCGTTTTCGACGAGGTTTTTGGATCCGTCTTGGGGGTTTGCCATGGGTTGGAA TTACTGTTTACAATGGCTGTTCATTCTACCGCTGGAGATAATCGCTGGGGCGTTCACGATAGGGTACTGGAATCCAGATCTGACAAAGTCCATATTCGTCGCTATTTTTCTCTTCGCTATTGTCGTTATCAACCTTTTTGGCGTCAAGACATATGGCGAGGCTGAGTTTatcttttctcttattaaGATCACCGCCATCGTTGGCTTCAT ATTACTCGCCATCGTGATAAATGTCGGTGGGGAGCCCGAGAGTGGTTACATCGGCGGCATGTACTGGCGTAACCCAGGACCCTTCAACAACGGCTTCAAGGGCTTTTGCAGCGTCCTCGTTACATCTGCATTCTCCTTCACAGGCACAGAGCTCATCGGTCTCGCCGCTGCCGAGACAGCGAATCCGCGCAAATCATTACCGACGGCGATCAAGCAGGTTTTCTGGCGTATCACGATATTTTACATCGTTGCGCTATTGCTGGTTGGGTTGTTGGTACCTTCTGACGATAAAAGACTTGTCGGTGGTGATAACGTCGCTGATGCGACGGCGAGTCCGTTCGTCATTGCGATTGAGAAGGCTGGAACTTCTCTGCTTCCGAGTATCATGAATGCAATCATCCTTGTTGCAGTGATCAGTGTTGGGAATTCAGCGGTTTTTGGATCGTCGAGAACTTTAGCTGCTTTGGCTGAACAATCGCATGCGCCGCAGATCTTTGCATACGTGGATCGTCAAGGCCGTCCGCTTATGGCAATCCTGTTTGCATCGTGCATTGGTCTACTCGCATTTCTCGCTGATGTCAGTTTTCACGATTCTATCTTCAATTGGCTTCTCTCTATCAGTGCATTGAGCACTTTGTTTACGTGGGGAAGCATCTGTTTATGTTATATCCGGTTTCGAAAGGCTTGGTATTACAACGCGCATACGCTGGAACAACTACCGTTCAAGTCTCACGTTGGCGTCGCAGGAGCGTGGTTTGCTTTTGTTGGATACATCCTTGTGTTAGCCTCTCAGATTTGGATCGCGGTCTCGCCTGTTTATGAGCCCGGTATTGACAGGAGCGCATCTGGACTTACACAGAATTTCTTTTTGAAAGTTTTGGCGATACCCATCATCTTGTTGTTTTACGTATCTCATAAGGTTTGGTATCGTACGCAGATTGTGCGTCTACCGGATATGGATGTGGTGACGGGGCGGAGATACTTTCGTGTGCATGTTATGACTGAGCAAGAGCGGGAAGAACGACATGGGTGGCCCAAGTGGAAAAAGGTCTATCGGTTTCTCTGTTAA
- a CDS encoding amidase signature domain-containing protein, whose protein sequence is MKETWEARASAKRAATLDKIPLEWRLSSEDLERAHCQRDITGPFIEQFLCKEAVSITSLKTVGILNAVSKQELTTTRVVGAFCQRAAVAHQVSNCLHEIFVDQALERARYLDDYFAKHGTTLGPLHGLPISLKDQFHVKGVDTTMGYVGWIGGNLGIDPDKTHTVESQIVTELLSLGAVLYCKTSLPQTLLFGETKNNIIGQTLNPINQNLSCGGSSGGEAALMALGGSSVGVGTDIGGSLRIPAGFCGIYSIKPTSNRLSYRDVANTNPGQDTYRSVIGFMATSIDALEVMFKAVLGKEPWLKDPAVIPIPFQQDVAESYQRRADDKGNAKFGERPLKMGVLWRDGMVGLHPPVLRGLKVVVEALKKAGHKGGFLSADGAHDIHQHLNRSGEPLIPDLRDGLKLKTPTELLKYQGLTIQGLEFEQQYSDYWNSTADSDDQIVDAVLMPVAPHAAVIPGKFYHGAYTDAMNLTNYTAVVIPTIRADKKIDVFDEGYEPLGDMDRKNWQAYLYDGAPVGVQIVGRRFEEEKCLAIARIVHAVVQSVIKTA, encoded by the exons ATGAAGGAAACATGGGAGGCTCGAGCATCAGCCAAACGCGCCGCGACCTTAGACAAGATCCCTCTGGAGTGGAGATTATCCTCAGAGGACCTCGAACGAGCTCACTGCCAGCGCGACATAACCGGACCTTTCATCGAACAGTTCCTTTGCAAAGAAGCAGTTTCTATCACGTCCCTAAAGACTGTTGGTATTTTAAATGCTGTATCCAAACAAGAACTCACAACGACGAGGGTCGTGGGGGCATTTTGTCAACGAGCGGCGGTCGCTCATCAAGTC AGTAATTGTCTTCATGAAATCTTCGTTGATCAAGCTCTGGAACGCGCCCGGTATCTGGACGATTACTTCGCCAAACATGGAACGACGCTTGGACCTCTTCATGGTCTACCTATCAGTCTCAAAGACCAATTCCACGTGAAAGGCGTCGATACAACAATGGGCTACGTTGGTTGGATAGGCGGTAACCTGGGTATTGATCCTGACAAAACTCACACGGTCGAGAGCCAGATCGTCACCGAGCTACTCTCCCTCGGAGCAGTGCTATACTGCAAAACAAGTCTCCCTCAAACCCTCCTCTTTGGCGAGACCAAGAACAATATCATTGGCCAGACATTGAACCCAATAAATCAGAACTTGTCGTGTGGCGGTTCGTCTGGAGGTGAAGCGGCTCTCATGGCATTAGGCGGAAGTTCAGTTGGAGTAGGTACAGACATTGGTGGATCACTCCGAATACCAGCTGGTTTTTGCGGAATATATTCGATAAAGCCAACGTCGAATCGATTGAGTTATCGGGATGTGGCGAATACGAATCCTGGACAGGATACATATCGGTCTGTGATTGGATTCATGGCGACGTCGATTGATGCGCTGGAGGTGATGTTCAAAGCTGTTCTTGGGAAGGAGCCTTGGTTGAAGGATCCAGCTGTTATACCGATTCCTTTTCAACAAGACGTGGCGGAGTCGTATCAGAGAAGAGCGGATGATAAAGGCAACGCGAAGTTTGGTGAGAGGCCACTGAAGATGGGAGTACTTTGGCGTGATGGTATGGTTGGACTACATCCGCCTGTTCTCCGTGGGTTGAAGGTAGTGGTTGAGGCGCTGAAGAAAGCTGGGCATAAG GGAGGATTCCTCAGCGCAGACGGAGCGCACGACATCCACCAGCACCTTAACCGATCCGGCGAACCTCTAATCCCAGATCTACGAGACGGTCTCAAGCTTAAAACCCCGACGGAATTACTCAAGTATCAGGGCCTAACCATCCAGGGCCTCGAGTTCGAGCAGCAGTATTCCGATTACTGGAACTCCACCGCCGACTCAGATG ATCAGATTGTAGACGCCGTTCTAATGCCTGTAGCGCCTCATGCAGCTGTGATACCGGGGAAGTTCTACCACGGAG CGTATACTGATGCGATGAATTTGACGAATTATACGGCTGTTGTTATTCCCACGATCAGAGCCGATAAGAAGATTGATGTTTTTGATGAGGGGTATGAACCGTTGGGGGATATGGATAGGAAGAATTGGCAAGCTT ATTTGTATGACGGGGCTCCAGTAGGGGTACAAATCGTAGGGCGAAGGttcgaggaggagaagtgCTTAGCCATAGCTCGAATAGTCCATGCAGTCGTTCAGAGCGTAATCAAGACAGCGTAA
- a CDS encoding glycosyl hydrolase family 61-domain-containing protein encodes MRSSFSTALALVAALPTAFAHYNFDALIVNGKVTEPYEYVRKTTNNNSPITDVTSKDIICNAGGLDKDIRAATKTHAVSPGDEVGFTVANDMGHPGPLAVYLSKAPDGTEASDYLGDGDWFKVYEMTWKTIGENGIEWANYMNGQSNGITNFTFTLPKETPKGTYLMRAEHVGLHGAGEKNGAQFYIGCAQLTVDGTGAGKPSPVVSLPGAYTATDPGLLLSIYYPPVTNYTAPGPKVWPSGCEDHTPNFAGQASDGDCTNDKGSDSGSGSGSAAPVASDAPATEAPVASSPATDAPAASAPATTEAASAATPTEAPVEQPAETSAPVATKAPSTGGKCKAKRAAKRALKAKRALKH; translated from the coding sequence ATGCGATCCTCCTTCTCTACCGCTCTGGCCCTCGTCGCCGCCCTCCCCACCGCCTTCGCGCACTACAACTTCGACGCCCTCATTGTCAACGGCAAGGTCACCGAGCCTTATGAGTATGTCCGCAAgaccaccaacaacaacagtcCCATCACCGACGTCACCTCCAAGGACATCATCTGCAATGCTGGCGGTCTCGACAAGGATATCCGCGCTGCTACCAAGACTCACGCTGTTTCTCCCGGTGATGAGGTTGGTTTCACTGTCGCCAACGACATGGGCCACCCCGGTCCTCTCGCCGTCTACTTGAGCAAGGCCCCTGATGGCACTGAGGCCTCTGACTACCTCGGTGACGGCGACTGGTTCAAGGTCTACGAGATGACCTGGAAGACGATTGGTGAGAACGGCATTGAGTGGGCCAACTACATGAACGGCCAGTCCAATGGTATCACCAACTTCACCTTTACTCTTCCCAAGGAGACTCCCAAGGGTACTTACCTCATGCGCGCTGAGCACGTTGGTCTTCACGGCGCTGGTGAGAAGAACGGTGCCCAGTTCTACATTGGCTGCGCTCAGCTCACCGTTGATGGTACCGGTGCTGGCAAGCCTTCTCCCGTCGTGTCTCTCCCTGGTGCTTATACCGCCACCGACCCCGGTCTGCTCCTCAGCATCTACTACCCTCCCGTCACCAACTACACTGCTCCTGGTCCCAAGGTCTGGCCCAGCGGCTGTGAGGATCACACTCCCAACTTTGCTGGCCAGGCTAGCGACGGTGACTGCACCAATGACAAGGGTTCCGACTCCGGCTCTGGTTCTGGCAGCGCTGCCCCCGTTGCCAGCGATGCTCCTGCCACTGAGGCTCCTGTTGCCTCTTCTCCTGCTACCGATGCTCCCGCTGCTTCTGCCCCTGCTACTACTGAGGCTGCCAGCGCTGCTACCCCCACTGAGGCTCCCGTCGAGCAGCCCGCCGAGACCTCTGCCCCCGTTGCCACCAAGGCTCCTTCTACTGGTGGCAAGTGCAAGGCCAAGCGCGCCGCTAAGCGAGCTCTTAAGGCTAAGCGTGCTCTCAAGCACTAA